In one window of Streptomyces roseofulvus DNA:
- a CDS encoding AAA family ATPase, with translation MPTRILPAVGDPDAARAVATLLGQLPDAEPASPVPDSTQLVDTLARLAAESLDALPEVVLVHERIGPVPALDLVREVALRFPAVGVVLITADTGPGLLAAAMDAGARGLVTLPLGYEELAGRVQAAAQWSAGFRRHLGGGATELAAGPGGTVVTVSGAKGGVGTTLAAVHLALAARAAGRTVALVDLDLQSGDIASYLDVQFRRSAADLAAIADLSPRVLQDAVYVHETGLSLLLAPAEGERGEEVTDRAARQIVSALRARHEVVVVDCGSRLDSANAAAVEMADTALLVTTPDVIAVRAAKRTVRMWERLQVRKAEASVVLVNRHSRATEIQPPLVQKITGTRIAGVTVPAAYKELQAVVDAGRLHELDARSTVKQALWTLAAELGLTGPPTAPAPGKQLARAGDRGSLGLRRRGGGR, from the coding sequence ATGCCCACCAGGATCCTGCCGGCCGTCGGCGACCCCGACGCCGCCCGGGCCGTCGCCACCCTCCTCGGTCAGCTCCCGGACGCCGAACCCGCCTCGCCCGTCCCCGACTCCACCCAGCTCGTCGACACCCTCGCCCGGCTCGCCGCCGAATCCCTCGACGCGCTCCCCGAGGTCGTCCTCGTCCACGAGCGGATCGGCCCCGTCCCCGCCCTCGACCTCGTCCGCGAGGTCGCCCTCCGCTTCCCCGCCGTCGGCGTCGTCCTCATCACCGCCGACACCGGCCCCGGCCTGCTCGCCGCCGCCATGGACGCCGGCGCCCGGGGCCTCGTCACCCTGCCCCTCGGCTACGAGGAGCTGGCCGGCCGCGTCCAGGCCGCCGCCCAGTGGTCCGCCGGCTTCCGCCGCCACCTCGGCGGCGGCGCCACCGAACTCGCCGCGGGCCCCGGCGGCACCGTCGTCACCGTCAGCGGCGCCAAGGGCGGCGTCGGCACCACCCTCGCCGCCGTCCACCTCGCCCTCGCCGCCCGCGCCGCCGGCCGCACCGTCGCCCTCGTCGACCTCGACCTCCAGAGCGGCGACATCGCCTCCTACCTCGACGTCCAGTTCCGCCGCTCCGCCGCCGACCTCGCCGCCATCGCCGACCTCTCGCCCCGGGTCCTCCAGGACGCCGTCTACGTCCACGAGACCGGCCTCTCCCTCCTCCTCGCCCCCGCCGAGGGCGAACGCGGCGAGGAGGTCACCGACCGCGCCGCCCGCCAGATCGTCAGCGCCCTGCGCGCCCGTCACGAGGTCGTCGTCGTCGACTGCGGCTCCCGCCTCGACAGCGCCAACGCCGCCGCCGTCGAGATGGCCGACACCGCCCTCCTCGTCACCACCCCCGACGTGATCGCCGTCCGCGCCGCCAAGCGGACGGTCCGCATGTGGGAACGGCTCCAGGTCCGCAAGGCCGAGGCGAGCGTCGTCCTGGTGAACCGCCACTCCCGCGCCACCGAGATCCAGCCGCCCCTGGTCCAGAAGATCACCGGCACCCGCATCGCCGGCGTCACCGTGCCCGCCGCCTACAAGGAACTCCAGGCCGTCGTCGACGCCGGCCGCCTCCACGAACTCGACGCCCGCTCCACCGTCAAGCAGGCCCTCTGGACCCTCGCCGCCGAACTGGGCCTCACCGGCCCCCCGACCGCCCCCGCCCCCGGCAAGCAGCTCGCCCGCGCCGGCGACCGCGGCTCCCTGGGGCTGCGCCGGCGCGGGGGAGGGCGCTGA
- a CDS encoding TadE/TadG family type IV pilus assembly protein: MAGPRARGDRGQVALEFTGMVPLILLTLALLWQVVLVGYGYTLAANAADEAARACAVDGDGAAAGARHLGGAWQGSATCSGPAGGMVTAVATVQIPILFPGLGAFDGAEATAGAVYEGSVTTP, translated from the coding sequence ATGGCCGGGCCGAGGGCGCGCGGAGACCGGGGCCAGGTGGCGCTGGAGTTCACCGGCATGGTCCCGCTGATCCTGCTCACCCTCGCCCTGCTCTGGCAGGTCGTCCTCGTCGGGTACGGGTACACCCTCGCGGCCAACGCGGCGGACGAGGCCGCCCGCGCCTGTGCGGTCGACGGCGACGGCGCGGCGGCGGGCGCCCGCCACCTCGGCGGGGCCTGGCAGGGGTCGGCCACCTGCAGCGGCCCTGCGGGCGGGATGGTCACGGCCGTGGCCACGGTCCAGATCCCGATCCTCTTCCCCGGCCTCGGCGCCTTCGACGGCGCCGAGGCGACAGCGGGCGCCGTCTACGAGGGGTCGGTGACGACGCCGTGA
- a CDS encoding TadE/TadG family type IV pilus assembly protein, whose amino-acid sequence MIRKRVGRAGARPGGPGPRGDAPRSRTPSCPSRRDRGQVALEYLGFLPVLLIVGLAGLQLGLAAYAAQQAGTAARAAARAATRDVPPGEAPIDPGAAAEAAVSGWIDLAFEPGGGGEEYTATVTVQIPQVVPFWDLGEVTKTATMPLPASPEEGP is encoded by the coding sequence GTGATCCGGAAGAGGGTGGGGCGGGCCGGTGCCCGGCCGGGCGGTCCGGGCCCGCGGGGCGACGCCCCTCGGAGTCGTACCCCTTCCTGCCCTTCTCGGCGGGACCGTGGCCAGGTCGCACTCGAATACCTCGGCTTCCTGCCCGTCCTGCTGATCGTCGGCCTCGCCGGGCTCCAGCTCGGCCTGGCGGCGTACGCGGCGCAGCAGGCGGGGACGGCGGCGCGGGCGGCCGCGCGGGCGGCCACCAGGGACGTACCGCCGGGGGAGGCGCCGATCGACCCCGGGGCGGCGGCGGAGGCGGCCGTGTCGGGCTGGATCGACCTCGCCTTCGAACCCGGCGGCGGGGGCGAGGAGTACACCGCGACCGTCACCGTCCAGATCCCGCAGGTCGTCCCCTTCTGGGACCTCGGCGAGGTCACGAAGACCGCCACCATGCCCCTGCCCGCATCGCCCGAGGAGGGGCCATGA
- a CDS encoding CpaF family protein has product MSLRARIHHSGDDPRALGPGGREDGHLVASFRAKLLEEIDLTEMSALAAAERRARLERVLGHIISREGPVLSTAERGRLIRRVVDEALGLGVLEPLLEDASITEIMVNGPDQIYVERGGRVELLPLRFASHDQLMQTIERIVSTVNRRVDESNPMVDARLPSGERVNVIIPPLSLTGATLTIRRFPRAYTLHEMIGLGSLDEQMLLLLAGLVQAKFNIIVSGATGTGKTTLLNALSGLVPDGERIITIEDSAELQLQQSHVIRLEARPPNIEGRGQVTIRDLVRNSLRMRPDRIIVGEVRGGETLDMLQAMSTGHDGSLATVHANSAEDALMRLQTLASMSEVKVPFEALRDQINSAVDVLVQLTRHPDGTRRVTEIAILASHGRERFLLATVCHFQAEPLAADARVHGRHVHHPLPRRVAERLYMAGQPIPPAFGVAADDAQLAVREAT; this is encoded by the coding sequence ATGAGCCTGCGCGCCCGCATCCACCACTCCGGGGACGACCCGCGCGCCCTCGGGCCCGGCGGCCGGGAGGACGGGCATCTCGTCGCGTCCTTCCGGGCGAAGCTGCTGGAGGAGATCGACCTCACCGAGATGTCCGCCCTCGCGGCGGCCGAGCGCCGGGCCCGGCTCGAACGCGTCCTCGGGCACATCATCAGCCGCGAGGGCCCGGTGCTCTCCACCGCCGAGCGCGGCCGGCTGATCCGCCGGGTCGTCGACGAGGCGCTGGGCCTCGGTGTCCTGGAACCGCTCCTCGAAGACGCGTCCATCACCGAGATCATGGTCAACGGCCCCGACCAGATCTACGTCGAGCGCGGCGGCCGGGTGGAGCTGCTCCCGCTCCGGTTCGCCTCGCACGACCAGCTGATGCAGACGATCGAGCGGATCGTCTCCACGGTCAACCGCCGCGTGGACGAGTCGAATCCGATGGTCGACGCCCGCCTCCCGTCCGGCGAGCGCGTCAACGTGATCATCCCGCCGCTCTCCCTCACCGGCGCCACGCTCACGATCCGCCGCTTCCCCCGCGCCTACACCCTCCACGAGATGATCGGCCTCGGTTCGCTCGACGAGCAGATGCTGCTGCTCCTCGCGGGGCTGGTCCAGGCGAAGTTCAACATCATCGTGTCCGGTGCGACCGGCACCGGGAAGACGACGCTCCTCAACGCCCTCTCCGGGCTGGTCCCGGACGGCGAGCGGATCATCACCATCGAGGACTCCGCCGAGCTCCAGCTCCAGCAGTCCCACGTCATCCGTCTCGAGGCCCGCCCGCCGAACATCGAGGGCCGCGGCCAGGTCACCATCCGCGATCTGGTCCGCAACTCGCTCCGGATGCGCCCCGACCGGATCATCGTCGGCGAGGTCCGCGGCGGCGAGACCCTCGACATGCTCCAGGCCATGTCCACCGGTCACGACGGCTCCCTCGCCACCGTCCACGCCAACTCGGCCGAGGACGCGCTGATGCGGCTCCAGACCCTCGCCTCGATGTCCGAGGTGAAGGTCCCCTTCGAGGCGCTGCGCGACCAGATCAACAGCGCCGTCGACGTCCTCGTGCAGCTCACCCGGCACCCCGACGGCACCCGCCGGGTCACCGAGATCGCGATCCTGGCCTCGCACGGCCGCGAGCGCTTCCTCCTCGCCACCGTCTGCCACTTCCAGGCCGAACCGCTCGCCGCCGACGCGCGCGTGCACGGCCGTCACGTGCACCACCCGCTGCCGCGCCGCGTCGCCGAGCGCCTCTACATGGCGGGGCAGCCGATACCGCCGGCGTTCGGCGTGGCCGCCGACGACGCCCAGCTCGCCGTTCGAGAAGCCACGTAG
- a CDS encoding type II secretion system F family protein, whose product MITDPFWLTTGAALLACVLGVVGVQVYANGARRHAALVARLDDTAAPEATGRRRRRFAALDRRVRGTALGRNVERRIAATGLDVTPGEFTVALAASVTVLWIVGQAALSPFFGPICGLLGVWVALGYLNWQRQKRIERFINQLPELSRILANATQAGLALRMAISLAADEMEAPAGDELEKVAQQLAVGTPLDDALEELAERLPSRELVVLVTTLVLANRAGGTVVSSLRNLTETLEQRKETRREVRTQLSQVSMTAYAVPVIGFGSLLLIDNMQPGALDRMTGSPLGQGAVVVACALYVLGFAVIRRFSKIDV is encoded by the coding sequence GTGATCACCGATCCCTTCTGGCTGACGACCGGAGCGGCGCTGCTCGCCTGCGTCCTCGGCGTCGTCGGCGTGCAGGTGTACGCGAACGGGGCGCGGCGCCACGCGGCCCTCGTCGCCCGCCTCGACGACACCGCCGCGCCGGAGGCGACCGGCCGCAGGCGGCGCCGTTTCGCGGCCCTGGACCGGCGGGTCCGGGGCACGGCCCTCGGCCGCAACGTGGAGCGCCGCATCGCCGCGACCGGGCTGGACGTGACCCCGGGCGAGTTCACGGTCGCCCTGGCGGCGTCCGTCACGGTCCTCTGGATCGTCGGCCAGGCGGCCCTCTCCCCGTTCTTCGGGCCGATCTGCGGCCTGCTGGGCGTGTGGGTGGCGCTCGGCTACCTCAACTGGCAGCGGCAGAAGCGCATCGAGCGTTTCATCAACCAACTCCCGGAGCTCTCCCGCATCCTGGCCAACGCGACCCAGGCCGGGCTCGCCCTCCGCATGGCGATCAGCCTGGCGGCCGACGAGATGGAGGCCCCGGCGGGCGACGAACTGGAGAAGGTGGCCCAGCAGCTGGCGGTCGGCACGCCGCTGGACGACGCCCTGGAGGAGCTGGCGGAACGCCTCCCCTCCCGAGAACTCGTCGTCCTCGTCACCACCCTGGTCCTGGCGAACCGGGCCGGCGGCACCGTCGTCTCCTCCCTCCGCAACCTCACCGAGACGCTGGAGCAGCGCAAGGAGACCCGGCGCGAGGTCCGCACGCAGCTCTCCCAGGTGAGCATGACGGCGTACGCGGTCCCCGTGATCGGCTTCGGCTCGCTCCTCCTCATCGACAACATGCAGCCGGGCGCCCTGGACCGGATGACCGGCTCGCCGCTGGGCCAGGGCGCGGTGGTCGTCGCCTGCGCGCTGTACGTCCTCGGCTTCGCCGTCATCCGCCGCTTCTCGAAGATCGACGTGTAG
- a CDS encoding DUF5936 domain-containing protein, whose amino-acid sequence MELAIALLAGLSVAGFAYGLRLYRADARLPDDLRLALEVGATRTGAVDSAVDRLGMRWSPRVLRWMGPKRVAAVRRRIDLAGNPGGLTIDRYGARRAVYGFLGGLGGLLMLTRGSYVTAALLFAFGAFWTEVGIWSAVRIRKDQIERTLPDFLDVLAVVVSAGLGFRQALERVADKYAGPWSDELRITLRQMDMGVTRRQAFDELRRRNDSEQVAQFVTALQQGEELGAPIVDTLIQIAEDMRRTDAQNARRKAAKAVPKATMVITTLMVPATMILLGAGLFLGTGTDLGSIAGE is encoded by the coding sequence CTGGAACTCGCCATCGCCCTCCTCGCGGGCCTCTCCGTCGCCGGCTTCGCGTACGGCCTCCGCCTGTACCGCGCCGACGCCCGCCTCCCCGACGACCTCCGGCTCGCCCTGGAGGTCGGCGCCACCCGCACCGGCGCGGTCGACTCCGCCGTGGACCGCCTCGGCATGCGCTGGTCCCCGAGGGTGCTGCGCTGGATGGGCCCGAAGCGGGTCGCCGCCGTCCGCCGCCGGATCGACCTGGCGGGCAACCCGGGCGGCCTGACCATCGACCGTTACGGGGCGCGGCGCGCCGTCTACGGCTTCCTCGGGGGCCTGGGCGGCCTGCTGATGCTGACCAGGGGGTCGTACGTCACGGCGGCGCTGCTCTTCGCGTTCGGCGCCTTCTGGACGGAGGTCGGCATCTGGTCCGCGGTCCGCATCCGCAAGGACCAGATCGAACGCACCCTCCCGGACTTCCTCGACGTCCTCGCGGTCGTCGTCTCGGCGGGCCTCGGCTTCCGCCAGGCGCTGGAGCGGGTGGCCGACAAGTACGCCGGCCCCTGGTCCGACGAACTCCGCATCACACTGCGCCAGATGGACATGGGCGTCACCCGCCGCCAGGCGTTCGACGAACTCCGCCGCCGCAACGACTCCGAGCAGGTCGCCCAGTTCGTCACCGCGCTGCAGCAGGGCGAGGAGCTGGGCGCCCCCATCGTCGACACGCTGATCCAGATCGCGGAGGACATGCGGCGCACGGACGCCCAGAACGCCCGCCGCAAGGCGGCGAAGGCCGTGCCCAAGGCGACGATGGTCATCACCACGCTGATGGTCCCGGCGACGATGATCCTGCTCGGCGCGGGCCTCTTCCTGGGCACGGGCACGGACCTCGGCTCGATCGCGGGGGAGTGA
- a CDS encoding Flp family type IVb pilin codes for MYDAMLKALTKARLHLAARGDRGQTAVEYLGIIVVVVAIVVAITGTDIGQSILTAITQKIGEITGGGGE; via the coding sequence ATGTACGACGCGATGCTGAAGGCTCTGACGAAGGCGCGACTGCACCTGGCCGCGCGGGGCGACCGGGGCCAGACGGCGGTGGAGTATCTGGGGATCATTGTGGTGGTGGTGGCGATCGTGGTGGCCATCACCGGGACGGACATCGGGCAGTCGATCCTGACAGCGATCACCCAGAAGATCGGCGAAATCACCGGAGGCGGCGGCGAGTAG
- a CDS encoding pilus assembly protein TadG-related protein produces the protein MIAGILFLAFVYFAVGQATVLRNEAQTAADAAALGAAQDARDQLREGWLDVIGDPTQWQQYVQGEGYVTDRACRRAIAFASLNGAELDFDDCVPFDLGFTVTVQTEGTVGESIVPGTDERHARASASAVVEPLCKFVPPSRSPDTPSEPPTGPDPSASPSEEPEEELEPISGLTCDGEAWEIDPEAPVLPGVDDLFRVRLTGDDE, from the coding sequence GTGATCGCAGGCATCTTGTTTCTGGCCTTCGTCTACTTTGCAGTCGGGCAAGCCACGGTTCTACGCAATGAGGCTCAGACTGCTGCCGACGCAGCTGCTCTTGGTGCAGCCCAGGACGCTCGTGACCAGCTCCGGGAGGGGTGGCTCGACGTGATAGGTGATCCGACTCAATGGCAACAGTACGTTCAAGGCGAGGGCTACGTTACGGATCGAGCCTGTCGACGGGCCATTGCCTTCGCCTCTCTCAATGGTGCCGAGCTTGATTTCGATGACTGCGTCCCGTTTGATCTCGGCTTCACTGTGACGGTGCAAACCGAGGGGACTGTCGGTGAGTCGATCGTCCCCGGCACGGATGAGCGACATGCCAGGGCAAGCGCCTCTGCGGTGGTCGAGCCCCTGTGCAAGTTCGTTCCGCCCTCGCGGAGCCCTGACACGCCTTCTGAGCCGCCCACTGGGCCGGATCCGTCCGCGTCGCCGTCTGAGGAGCCCGAGGAGGAGCTTGAACCGATCTCGGGCCTCACTTGCGACGGCGAGGCTTGGGAGATCGACCCGGAAGCCCCGGTGCTCCCTGGAGTCGACGACCTTTTCCGTGTTCGACTGACCGGCGACGACGAGTAA
- a CDS encoding OmpA family protein — MTSTSTSTTTTATTATTTATGRRRRLAVLATVAVIAVWPLGGGAGTAYADDPPGSTSSSPPPVIDANSPNLMLPDGAQLAPAKVLDIKQIVEEEGGEQRREDTNVDVTFALQAEVLFAKNSAKLSPAATARIRAIAREVRTQGSGRVRVFGFTDNLGTYEHGLKLSKERAVAVQQVLARELDPGTAYDIRGYSEDYPIADNRTEEGRKKNRRVEISFPRTSPPAASP, encoded by the coding sequence ATGACATCGACATCGACATCGACGACCACGACAGCGACGACAGCGACGACAACGGCGACAGGACGGCGACGCAGGCTGGCCGTGCTCGCGACCGTGGCGGTCATCGCGGTCTGGCCGCTCGGCGGTGGCGCCGGGACGGCGTACGCCGACGATCCGCCCGGCAGCACCTCCTCCTCCCCGCCGCCCGTCATCGACGCCAACTCCCCGAACCTGATGCTCCCGGACGGGGCGCAGCTCGCGCCCGCGAAGGTGCTGGACATCAAGCAGATCGTCGAGGAGGAGGGCGGCGAGCAGCGGCGCGAGGACACGAACGTGGACGTGACGTTCGCGCTGCAGGCCGAGGTCCTGTTCGCCAAGAACAGCGCCAAGCTCAGCCCCGCCGCGACCGCGCGGATCCGCGCCATCGCGCGGGAGGTGCGGACGCAGGGGTCCGGGCGGGTGCGGGTGTTCGGGTTCACCGACAACCTGGGGACGTACGAGCACGGGCTCAAGCTCTCCAAGGAGCGGGCCGTCGCCGTGCAGCAGGTGCTCGCGCGGGAGCTGGACCCGGGGACCGCGTACGACATCCGCGGGTACAGCGAGGACTACCCGATCGCCGACAACCGCACGGAGGAGGGCCGGAAGAAGAACCGGCGCGTGGAGATCTCCTTCCCGAGGACGTCACCCCCCGCCGCCTCCCCCTGA
- a CDS encoding ATP-binding protein yields MEREPYGLGPEADAAGDRRDRVQQWAEASDDARVYQAAGNQYFSWPAPRNVWGPGGGPAPRALASLPPDPAPALAGREERTAALLKHLGPEGPAVTVVTGLPGVGKTALALHTAHRAVGLGLFPGGTLFVRLRGYAPTGAVDAAQALEALLRALGVRDADLPPTPEEQAALYRSELARRAADGGAVLIVADDASSAGQLVPLVPAHPAHRLLVTSRDALTAPDFRPRLLPLGELDAPSAAALIATALAEVDPGDPRAGDEPEALERVTAQCGRLPLALTIAAALLTYDPGLRIADLAHELSDAGRRLGELRYEDGDGRAFAVRTAFDLSYRRLRESDARLFRLLSLNPGPDVSTEAATALTGRPARETRAGLAALARACLLGEHPPRSGRWRMHDLLRLYASGLPADRDEREARSRLMRYYLSACEAADVQLRADPGLPSDRFPDRAAALAWLEAERPNLVATVALATAQEPQTALRLAAALSVYLRQSRHLHDTHAADEYVVAAALRGGTRVVLKGAGPAWQRGPLPGDGVIVHSAVSGAVQRGVTPEELVQARKTKERGQRERTRGHVSEAVATFREAVDTYRLLGHPRGEGRAQEALGLTLHEAGRHAEAATAYAQAFGAYREAYDLLAAATALDHLGLALGAAGRHAEAAAAHIRAAVLFRGQGDPAREAAARRNAEQAARALRGRRADG; encoded by the coding sequence GTGGAGCGGGAACCGTACGGCCTTGGCCCGGAGGCCGACGCGGCGGGCGACCGCCGTGACCGGGTCCAGCAGTGGGCGGAGGCGTCCGACGACGCCCGGGTCTACCAGGCCGCCGGTAACCAGTACTTCTCCTGGCCCGCTCCCCGGAATGTCTGGGGCCCGGGCGGCGGCCCCGCCCCGCGCGCCCTGGCCTCCCTCCCCCCGGACCCGGCGCCGGCGCTGGCCGGCCGGGAGGAGCGGACCGCCGCACTCCTGAAGCACCTCGGCCCGGAGGGGCCGGCGGTGACGGTGGTGACGGGCCTGCCCGGCGTCGGCAAGACCGCCCTGGCCCTGCACACCGCGCACCGCGCCGTCGGCCTCGGGCTCTTCCCCGGCGGGACGCTCTTCGTCCGGCTGCGCGGCTACGCCCCCACCGGCGCCGTCGACGCCGCCCAGGCGCTGGAGGCGCTGCTGCGGGCGCTGGGCGTCCGGGACGCCGATCTGCCGCCGACACCGGAGGAACAGGCCGCGCTGTACCGGTCGGAGCTGGCCCGCCGGGCGGCGGACGGCGGCGCGGTGCTGATCGTCGCCGACGACGCCTCGTCCGCCGGACAGCTCGTCCCCCTCGTCCCCGCCCACCCGGCCCACCGGCTCCTCGTCACCTCCCGCGACGCCCTCACCGCCCCCGACTTCCGCCCCCGTCTCCTCCCCCTCGGCGAACTCGACGCCCCGTCGGCCGCCGCCCTGATCGCCACGGCCCTCGCCGAGGTCGACCCCGGCGACCCGCGCGCCGGGGACGAGCCCGAGGCCCTGGAGCGGGTGACCGCCCAGTGCGGCCGGCTGCCGCTCGCCCTGACGATCGCCGCCGCCCTCCTCACGTACGACCCGGGTCTGCGGATCGCCGACCTCGCGCACGAACTGTCGGACGCCGGGCGGAGGCTGGGAGAGCTGCGGTACGAGGACGGCGACGGGCGCGCCTTCGCGGTCCGTACCGCCTTCGACCTCTCGTACCGGCGGCTGCGGGAGTCGGACGCCCGCCTCTTCCGGCTGCTCTCCCTCAACCCGGGCCCCGACGTGTCCACCGAGGCCGCCACCGCCCTCACCGGCCGCCCCGCCCGCGAGACCCGCGCCGGCCTCGCCGCCCTCGCCCGCGCCTGCCTCCTCGGCGAACATCCGCCCCGTTCCGGCCGCTGGCGCATGCACGACCTGCTGCGGCTGTACGCGTCGGGGCTGCCCGCGGACCGGGACGAGAGGGAGGCCCGGAGCCGGCTGATGCGGTACTACCTGAGCGCGTGCGAGGCCGCCGACGTGCAGCTGCGAGCCGACCCCGGCCTCCCCTCCGACCGCTTCCCGGACCGGGCCGCCGCGCTGGCGTGGCTGGAGGCCGAGCGTCCCAACCTCGTCGCGACCGTGGCCCTCGCGACCGCGCAGGAACCCCAGACCGCTCTGCGCCTCGCCGCCGCCCTCTCCGTCTACCTGCGCCAGAGCCGCCACCTGCACGACACCCACGCCGCGGACGAGTACGTGGTGGCCGCGGCGCTCCGGGGAGGAACCCGGGTGGTCCTGAAGGGTGCCGGCCCCGCCTGGCAGAGGGGCCCGCTCCCCGGCGACGGGGTGATCGTGCACTCCGCCGTGTCCGGGGCGGTCCAGCGCGGCGTCACGCCCGAGGAGCTCGTCCAGGCGCGGAAGACCAAGGAGCGCGGGCAGCGGGAGCGGACGAGGGGCCACGTCTCCGAAGCCGTCGCCACCTTCCGCGAGGCCGTCGACACCTATCGCCTGCTCGGCCACCCCCGTGGCGAGGGCCGGGCGCAGGAAGCCCTCGGTCTCACCCTCCACGAAGCCGGCCGCCACGCCGAGGCCGCCACCGCGTACGCCCAGGCGTTCGGCGCCTACCGCGAGGCGTACGACCTCCTCGCGGCGGCGACGGCCCTCGACCACCTCGGCCTGGCCCTCGGCGCGGCCGGCCGCCACGCCGAGGCGGCCGCCGCCCACATCCGGGCCGCCGTCCTCTTCCGGGGGCAGGGCGACCCCGCCCGCGAAGCGGCGGCCCGCCGCAACGCCGAGCAGGCGGCCCGGGCGCTCAGAGGCCGTCGGGCAGACGGTTGA